Proteins encoded within one genomic window of Amycolatopsis sp. 2-15:
- a CDS encoding amidohydrolase family protein produces MTAAVLDSHVHFWDPRRMRYPWLDDVAELDRPRTPEQLPGRAEVIVVEAGRVPADAAAEIAWIRQESRRHSWIRGIVAHVELGDPVRAREFVDEHDPFVVGVRRNAQDEPPGFLGDRDFRAGVRMLGEAGLPFDACVRAHQLPELTELATACPQTTIILDHLGKPTPGGPGYDRWRRDLRRLARRDNVLCKLSGLATEIPPGTGRDAVVDALREALDVFGPGRCLYGSDWPVLTLATEYDAWLGLVREALAAHPAAAAEAVFHDNAARTYRVRSAEQGPRKDPE; encoded by the coding sequence GTGACCGCCGCCGTCCTCGACTCGCACGTGCACTTCTGGGATCCGCGCCGGATGCGCTACCCGTGGCTCGACGACGTCGCCGAGCTCGACCGTCCTCGCACCCCCGAGCAGCTCCCGGGCCGGGCCGAGGTCATCGTCGTCGAGGCCGGCCGGGTGCCCGCCGACGCCGCCGCCGAGATCGCGTGGATCCGGCAGGAGTCGCGCCGGCACTCGTGGATCCGGGGGATCGTCGCCCACGTCGAGCTCGGAGACCCTGTGCGGGCCCGCGAGTTCGTCGACGAGCACGATCCGTTTGTCGTCGGGGTACGGCGCAACGCGCAGGACGAACCGCCTGGCTTCCTCGGCGACCGCGACTTCCGCGCGGGGGTCCGCATGCTGGGTGAGGCCGGCCTGCCGTTCGACGCCTGCGTCCGCGCGCACCAGCTGCCGGAGCTGACCGAACTGGCCACCGCCTGCCCACAGACCACGATCATCTTGGACCACCTGGGAAAACCCACACCGGGCGGACCCGGCTACGACCGGTGGCGCCGCGATCTGCGGCGGCTTGCCAGACGCGACAACGTGCTCTGCAAGCTTTCCGGCCTGGCCACCGAAATCCCGCCGGGTACCGGCCGCGACGCCGTCGTCGACGCGCTGCGCGAAGCACTCGACGTGTTCGGCCCCGGCCGCTGTCTCTACGGCAGCGACTGGCCGGTGCTGACGCTGGCCACGGAGTACGACGCGTGGCTCGGCCTCGTCCGCGAGGCACTCGCCGCTCATCCGGCTGCCGCGGCCGAAGCCGTCTTCCACGACAACGCCGCCCGGACCTACCGGGTGCGCAGCGCCGAGCAGGGACCACGAAAGGACCCCGAATGA
- a CDS encoding carbohydrate ABC transporter permease, producing MPTDTRTPAATTTSAGSARSSSGRPRRGRRRPNPLSALVLVLFLVFFVLPVVWLLLAATKTDDQLVHGNPLSFGSWQALADNWTALTSFQDNAIFLWLRNSAVYSFIALVITLCVAIPAGYALAMNQFRGRRTLLVATLVVMLMPNATLVVPLFLEVNAVHLIGSMWSIILPYSFYPFGVYLTYIYFSTSLPRDLVAAAELDGCSQFGVFRHIALPLATPVVALVGFFSFVANWTNYFLPYVLLPESDQFPVQVGLGNLLNAVPQFNPTVGTAAVQRPELALATLLAITPVLLVFLFSQRFLVAGMLAGATKE from the coding sequence ATGCCGACTGACACCCGTACCCCAGCAGCCACCACAACTTCGGCGGGAAGCGCCCGCTCGTCCTCCGGACGGCCGCGGCGCGGCCGGCGCCGGCCGAACCCGCTGTCGGCTTTGGTGCTCGTGCTGTTCCTGGTGTTCTTCGTGCTGCCGGTCGTGTGGCTGCTGCTGGCGGCCACGAAGACCGACGACCAGCTGGTGCACGGCAACCCGCTGTCGTTCGGTTCGTGGCAAGCGCTCGCCGACAACTGGACCGCGCTGACTTCCTTCCAGGACAACGCCATCTTCCTGTGGCTGCGCAACTCCGCGGTGTACTCGTTCATCGCGCTGGTCATCACGTTGTGCGTCGCGATCCCGGCCGGCTACGCCCTCGCGATGAACCAGTTCCGCGGCCGCCGTACCCTGCTGGTCGCGACTCTGGTGGTCATGCTGATGCCGAACGCGACCCTGGTGGTGCCGCTGTTCCTCGAGGTGAACGCGGTCCACCTCATCGGTTCGATGTGGTCGATCATCCTGCCGTACTCGTTCTACCCGTTCGGGGTGTACCTGACCTACATCTACTTCAGCACCTCGCTGCCGCGTGATCTGGTCGCGGCCGCGGAGCTCGACGGGTGTTCGCAGTTCGGCGTGTTCCGGCACATCGCCCTGCCGCTGGCGACGCCGGTCGTGGCGCTCGTCGGCTTCTTCAGCTTCGTGGCCAACTGGACCAACTACTTCCTGCCCTACGTCCTGCTGCCGGAGAGCGACCAGTTCCCCGTCCAGGTGGGCCTGGGCAACCTCCTCAACGCGGTCCCGCAGTTCAACCCCACCGTCGGCACCGCCGCGGTCCAGCGCCCGGAGCTGGCGCTGGCGACCTTGCTCGCGATCACGCCGGTCCTGCTCGTTTTCCTGTTCTCGCAACGCTTCCTGGTCGCGGGAATGCTCGCCGGCGCGACGAAGGAATAG
- a CDS encoding right-handed parallel beta-helix repeat-containing protein has translation MRHTARTVLTALAVSAAAVAAAPGAQAAGPPGFTIVVAPNGNDHNPGSAARPLASLQKAQKLARDLVGRANVTVELAGGTYRLTAPLTFTAEDSGRNGHTITWQARPGQTPVLSGGQAVTGWTLHDRAANIYVADTPKGVDTRQLVVDGALAPRAAVTIARGDVSVTTTGLSIVNPALDYLATLPDQNRIEVESQNSFTDRYAPVQNISGTTITMQQPAWNNNNWGYDTLARPFAGGTLLLENSYSFLKTAGQWYLDPQAGKLYYKAAPGQTLAHSRVELPRLSSLVRLSGTRAQPIHDLTFRGLSFEHTTWLQPGTAVGYADQQSGTFITGTYPQPEDVLTSCQLGCPQFEATRNGWNQVPAAVQVSAARNISFVGNTFAHLGQVALGIGNDANAHASGIGLGASGITVQRNTFIDDSGSGIVVGGVQPDAHHPSNPAMTNKDITITDNLVTNVARDYKDMAGILSTYVTHAVIEHNEVSDLAYDGIDVGWGWGSNDPGGSQDYRNRGLYNYQPVYTTPTALKDTVVRYNLVHGTKKVFHDGGSIYNLSANPGAVIDNNYIYDNHSTVGLYLDEGSRYVSLSNNVIQDAGVWAFTNASSTNNTNDNTFTGNWYNTGATQVATGAPHNNVLNGNLHITDGNWPPAAQAVMNQAGIRPEPHSGASS, from the coding sequence ATGCGTCACACCGCCAGAACAGTGCTGACGGCGCTCGCCGTCTCGGCCGCGGCCGTCGCGGCCGCGCCCGGTGCGCAGGCGGCCGGACCGCCCGGGTTCACGATCGTCGTCGCGCCGAACGGCAACGACCACAATCCGGGCAGCGCCGCCCGCCCCCTCGCCTCGCTGCAAAAAGCCCAGAAACTGGCCCGCGACCTCGTCGGCCGGGCGAACGTGACCGTCGAGCTCGCCGGCGGCACGTACCGGCTGACGGCACCCCTCACGTTCACCGCCGAGGACTCCGGCCGGAACGGCCACACCATCACGTGGCAGGCCCGCCCCGGCCAGACCCCGGTCCTGTCCGGGGGACAGGCCGTGACCGGCTGGACGCTGCACGACCGGGCGGCGAACATCTACGTCGCCGACACCCCGAAGGGCGTGGACACGCGCCAGCTCGTCGTCGACGGCGCACTCGCGCCGCGGGCCGCAGTCACCATCGCCCGCGGCGACGTCTCGGTCACCACGACCGGACTGTCCATTGTGAACCCGGCGCTGGACTACCTGGCCACCTTGCCCGACCAGAACCGGATCGAGGTGGAGAGCCAGAACTCCTTCACCGATCGGTATGCGCCGGTGCAAAACATCAGCGGCACCACGATCACCATGCAGCAACCCGCGTGGAACAACAACAACTGGGGATACGACACGCTCGCGCGCCCCTTCGCGGGAGGCACGCTGCTGCTGGAGAACTCGTACTCGTTCCTCAAGACCGCCGGGCAGTGGTATCTCGACCCCCAGGCCGGGAAGCTCTACTACAAGGCGGCCCCCGGGCAGACCCTGGCGCACAGCCGGGTGGAACTGCCGCGGCTGAGCTCGTTGGTCCGGCTGAGCGGAACGCGGGCCCAGCCCATCCACGATCTCACCTTCCGCGGCCTGAGCTTCGAGCACACCACCTGGCTGCAGCCCGGCACCGCGGTGGGTTACGCCGACCAGCAGAGCGGCACGTTCATCACCGGCACCTACCCACAGCCGGAGGACGTCCTCACGTCCTGTCAGCTCGGGTGCCCCCAGTTCGAGGCCACGCGCAACGGCTGGAACCAGGTTCCCGCCGCCGTCCAGGTCTCCGCTGCTCGCAACATCTCCTTCGTGGGCAACACGTTCGCCCACCTGGGCCAGGTGGCGCTCGGCATCGGCAACGACGCGAACGCCCACGCCTCCGGCATCGGTCTCGGTGCATCCGGGATCACCGTGCAGCGCAACACCTTCATCGACGACTCGGGCTCCGGCATCGTCGTCGGCGGGGTGCAGCCCGACGCGCACCACCCGAGCAACCCGGCGATGACCAACAAGGACATCACCATCACCGACAACCTCGTGACGAATGTCGCGCGGGACTACAAGGACATGGCCGGCATCCTGAGCACCTACGTCACCCATGCCGTGATCGAGCACAACGAGGTGTCCGACCTCGCCTACGACGGCATCGACGTCGGCTGGGGCTGGGGATCAAACGATCCCGGCGGCAGCCAGGATTACCGCAACCGCGGCCTCTACAACTACCAACCCGTGTACACCACGCCGACCGCGCTGAAAGACACGGTGGTCCGCTACAACCTCGTCCACGGCACCAAGAAGGTCTTCCACGATGGCGGGAGCATCTACAACCTCTCCGCCAACCCAGGTGCCGTCATCGACAACAACTACATCTACGACAACCACAGCACGGTCGGTCTGTACCTGGACGAAGGCTCGCGCTACGTGAGCCTGTCGAACAATGTGATCCAGGATGCTGGAGTCTGGGCCTTTACCAACGCCAGCTCCACCAACAACACCAACGACAACACCTTCACCGGCAACTGGTACAACACCGGCGCCACCCAGGTCGCGACCGGTGCTCCGCACAACAACGTCCTCAACGGCAATCTCCACATCACCGACGGGAACTGGCCCCCGGCAGCCCAAGCCGTGATGAATCAAGCCGGGATCCGGCCCGAACCGCACAGCGGCGCCTCATCCTGA
- a CDS encoding zinc-dependent alcohol dehydrogenase, producing the protein MTSLTRGTAARRVAYAGARALVVEPSDTEPPAPGHVRVDVAYTGICGTDLHIFHGDMDGRVSPHAVIGHEMSGRVAEVGAGVADWRPGDPVTVLPLRWCGDCPACRAGHTHVCHRLVFLGIDASGALQNSWTVPADTLVPLPRDLRLDHAALVEPTAVAVHDVRRAQLREGEHALVVGGGPIGVLIALVARRAGASVVLAEPDAYRRSVAEGLGLTALDPAAGDFADALDQWTGGAGAEVAFEVSGAAAGVTTAVTALATRGRLVQVAIHPVAREVDLHRFFWRELTLLGARLYEREDFTTAVGLLTEGAIPAETLISRIEPLERVTEAFTALESGAGVMKVLVDCRTGEGREAR; encoded by the coding sequence ATGACCTCCCTGACACGCGGCACCGCCGCTCGCCGGGTCGCCTACGCCGGCGCCCGCGCCCTGGTCGTCGAGCCGAGCGACACCGAGCCACCCGCGCCGGGCCACGTCCGGGTCGACGTGGCCTACACCGGGATCTGCGGAACCGACCTGCACATCTTCCACGGCGACATGGACGGGCGGGTCTCGCCGCACGCCGTGATCGGGCACGAGATGTCCGGCCGGGTCGCCGAGGTCGGCGCCGGGGTCGCGGACTGGCGGCCCGGCGACCCCGTCACGGTGCTGCCGCTGCGGTGGTGCGGTGACTGCCCCGCCTGCCGGGCGGGCCACACCCACGTGTGTCACCGCCTGGTCTTCCTGGGCATCGACGCGTCCGGCGCCCTGCAGAACAGCTGGACGGTGCCCGCGGACACGCTCGTGCCGCTGCCCCGCGACCTGCGGCTGGACCACGCGGCGCTCGTCGAGCCGACCGCGGTCGCCGTGCACGACGTGCGGCGTGCCCAGCTGCGCGAGGGGGAGCACGCACTCGTCGTCGGCGGGGGACCGATCGGTGTGCTCATCGCGCTCGTCGCGCGGCGGGCGGGCGCGTCGGTCGTGCTCGCCGAGCCCGACGCGTACCGGCGGTCCGTCGCCGAGGGGCTGGGCCTCACCGCGCTCGACCCGGCGGCCGGCGACTTCGCCGACGCCCTCGATCAGTGGACCGGCGGCGCTGGTGCCGAGGTGGCGTTCGAGGTGTCCGGCGCGGCGGCGGGCGTGACCACGGCGGTCACCGCGCTGGCCACGCGGGGCCGGCTGGTCCAGGTGGCGATCCACCCGGTGGCCCGCGAGGTGGACCTGCACCGGTTCTTCTGGCGAGAGCTCACCCTGCTCGGCGCGCGGCTGTACGAGCGCGAGGACTTCACCACCGCGGTCGGCTTGCTCACCGAAGGGGCCATCCCGGCCGAAACGCTGATCTCGCGGATCGAACCCCTCGAGCGCGTCACGGAGGCCTTCACCGCGCTGGAAAGCGGGGCCGGCGTGATGAAGGTGCTCGTCGACTGCCGGACCGGCGAGGGGCGGGAGGCACGGTGA
- a CDS encoding aldo/keto reductase, which produces MNRAPLGRTGLEVSRLGFGAAPLGRLIGPARQRGIDAVHTAIELGITFFDVSPFYGQTIAETVLGQALRGVERSTYVLATKVGRYGPADFDFSAVRVTRSVHESLARLGAGHLDLVQCHDIEFGDLDQVIGETLPALRALQETGLVRAVGITGFPLPALAYVAERAPVDTIISYCQYTLQNRRLAAWRERFERLGTAVLNAAPLALGALTQQGAPPWHPAPQEVLQRCAEAAAVCRERGADLARVALQYAVSTGDFPVTIVGAADPDEVRRDVRWLTEPLDESLVQEVEACLEPVRDRGWVNGRPENQHPGERS; this is translated from the coding sequence ATGAACCGCGCCCCGCTCGGCCGTACCGGGCTGGAGGTCTCCCGGCTCGGTTTCGGTGCCGCACCGCTGGGCCGGCTGATCGGCCCGGCCCGGCAACGTGGCATCGACGCCGTGCACACGGCGATCGAGCTCGGCATCACGTTCTTCGACGTGTCGCCCTTCTACGGGCAGACGATCGCGGAAACCGTGCTGGGACAAGCGTTGCGCGGTGTCGAGCGGTCCACCTACGTGCTGGCCACCAAGGTCGGCCGCTACGGACCGGCCGACTTCGACTTCAGCGCCGTCCGGGTCACGCGCAGCGTGCACGAAAGCCTGGCGCGGCTCGGTGCCGGCCACCTCGATCTCGTGCAGTGCCACGACATCGAGTTCGGCGACCTCGACCAGGTGATCGGCGAAACCCTGCCCGCCCTGCGGGCCCTGCAGGAGACGGGGCTGGTGCGCGCGGTCGGGATCACCGGCTTTCCCTTGCCGGCACTCGCGTACGTCGCCGAACGAGCCCCGGTCGACACGATCATCTCCTACTGCCAGTACACGCTGCAGAACCGGCGGCTCGCCGCATGGCGGGAGCGCTTCGAGCGCCTCGGCACCGCCGTGCTCAACGCGGCCCCGCTGGCGTTGGGCGCGCTGACGCAACAGGGCGCACCGCCTTGGCACCCCGCGCCGCAGGAGGTGCTGCAGCGGTGCGCCGAGGCCGCGGCGGTGTGCCGGGAACGCGGGGCGGACCTGGCGCGTGTCGCCCTGCAGTACGCGGTGAGCACCGGGGACTTCCCGGTCACGATCGTCGGCGCCGCGGACCCGGACGAGGTGCGCCGGGACGTCCGCTGGCTGACCGAGCCCCTCGACGAGAGCCTGGTGCAGGAAGTCGAGGCCTGCCTCGAACCCGTCCGCGACCGCGGGTGGGTCAACGGGCGCCCGGAGAACCAGCACCCGGGGGAGCGGTCGTGA
- a CDS encoding SDR family oxidoreductase encodes MTGLSAFDLTGKLAVVTGARRGIGLGMAEALAAAGADIVAVSAHQEPSGSEVEARVTALGRRCIALSADFTDRAAVADLADALAGLGRPVDILVNNAGTIARAPAAEHSDADWDRVLTVDLTSQFALTRAVGAGMLERGRGKIVFTASLLSFQGGINVPGYAAAKSGIAGLTRALANEWAGRGVNVNAIVPGYVETDNTQALRADPERSAAILDRIPAGRWARPQDFAGVAVFLASAASDYVHGALIPVDGGWLGR; translated from the coding sequence GTGACCGGCTTGTCCGCTTTCGACCTCACCGGCAAGCTCGCGGTGGTCACCGGCGCCCGCCGCGGGATCGGGCTCGGCATGGCCGAGGCGCTGGCCGCCGCCGGTGCGGACATCGTGGCCGTCAGCGCGCACCAGGAGCCGTCCGGCAGCGAGGTCGAGGCCCGCGTGACCGCGCTCGGCCGCCGCTGCATCGCGCTGAGCGCCGACTTCACCGACCGGGCCGCCGTGGCGGACCTGGCGGACGCGCTCGCCGGCCTCGGCCGGCCCGTGGACATCCTGGTCAACAACGCCGGCACCATCGCGCGCGCCCCGGCGGCCGAACACTCCGACGCCGACTGGGACCGGGTGCTCACCGTCGACCTCACGAGCCAGTTCGCGCTCACCCGCGCCGTGGGCGCCGGGATGCTCGAGCGCGGCCGGGGCAAGATCGTGTTCACCGCCTCGCTGCTGAGTTTCCAGGGTGGCATCAACGTGCCCGGGTACGCCGCGGCCAAGTCGGGCATCGCCGGGCTCACCCGTGCGCTGGCCAACGAGTGGGCGGGCCGCGGCGTGAACGTCAACGCCATCGTCCCCGGCTACGTCGAGACCGACAACACTCAGGCCTTGCGCGCCGATCCCGAACGCTCCGCCGCCATCCTCGACCGCATTCCCGCCGGCCGGTGGGCGCGGCCCCAGGATTTCGCCGGTGTGGCCGTTTTCCTCGCCTCCGCGGCGTCGGACTACGTCCACGGTGCCCTCATCCCGGTCGATGGCGGATGGCTGGGCCGATGA
- a CDS encoding DEAD/DEAH box helicase, whose product MPSVHALWSPGRGLLLWAEHDRGPVGTSSRSAQIALPHPFAVSSAKLTALHPGKPTSATLLLPSRANRPLASSEPAAGGKRRGPAPSLRPWSVPALIVDATELDDLDDSASYGASVTYLRAVARLAADLVRRGRVLPTLVRQGDAAEARWRPVLQGVDFVAFDALVAAMPPVGRAEQIAPHTGASPRALVTDALHTLVDAAVRDRLARADPPVDLRGGRGPAGVWLSALQGGVARVELPLGELGVLADAVAKWDEVADTDVVDGRACFRLAEVGTLHQPAEDDPDDQTGDGTKWQLQFLLRATADPSLLLSAGQIWSGQANGLVRDPKGLLVAELGRAALVEPMLAPALRRTQPSEYDLTVEEAEQFLTSGATRLAEAGFEVQLPATWDGRRRLGLRLSVRSTPSEQVVARSRVGRDELAGFRWSIAVGDDEIGEDELARLVAAKTPLVRLRGRWISVDADRLRAGLEFLRRDPHRQTQRPTAAELLELVHLAKEVPLPVTDVSADGWVGDVLAERVHQVLRPVELPPSFRATLRPYQQRGVAWLAFMSALGLGACLADDMGLGKTVQTLALEAVERAEGDRRPTLVLCPMSLVGMWQRESANFAPDLRVHAHHGSARAHGDALAEQVAAADLVVTTYTTATRDAGELETFAWRRLVLDEAHAIKNADTATAKAVRRFTAGHRLALTGTPVENRLADLWSVLDLLNPGLLGSRFEFRQRFAAPIERSGDTATAAALRRLTQPYLLRRVKTDPAIVPELPEKIEITQEYRLTREQGTLYRAIVDEMMKKIENSQGIKRRGNILAAITKLKQVCNHPAHLLHDGSPIGHRSGKVIRLEEILAEILASGDRVLCFTQYTEFGHMLVPHLSDRLGAEVAFLHGGLATGSRDAIVERFQADDGPRILLLSLKAGGSGLTLTAASQVLHLDRWWNPAVENQATDRAFRIGQGRNVQVRKFVCPGTIEERIDTLITKKRALAGMVVGEGESWLTELSTDALRGVLTLGEDAIDD is encoded by the coding sequence TTGCCCTCGGTGCACGCTCTGTGGTCCCCGGGCCGGGGTCTGCTGCTCTGGGCGGAGCACGACCGAGGCCCGGTCGGCACGTCGAGTCGTTCGGCGCAGATCGCGCTCCCGCATCCGTTCGCGGTCTCCAGCGCGAAGCTGACCGCTCTGCACCCCGGCAAGCCCACGTCGGCGACGCTGCTGCTCCCGTCGCGGGCGAACCGGCCGCTCGCCTCCTCCGAGCCGGCGGCGGGCGGTAAGCGGCGTGGCCCGGCGCCGTCGTTGCGGCCGTGGTCGGTGCCGGCGTTGATCGTGGACGCGACCGAGCTGGACGACCTCGACGACTCGGCGTCGTACGGCGCTTCGGTCACCTACCTGCGGGCGGTGGCCCGCCTGGCCGCGGATCTGGTGCGGCGGGGGCGGGTTCTGCCGACGCTGGTCCGCCAGGGCGATGCGGCGGAGGCCCGGTGGCGCCCGGTGCTCCAGGGCGTGGATTTCGTCGCGTTCGACGCACTGGTCGCGGCCATGCCGCCGGTCGGGCGGGCCGAGCAGATCGCGCCGCACACCGGGGCCTCACCGCGTGCGCTCGTCACCGATGCCCTCCACACCCTGGTCGACGCGGCGGTCCGGGACCGGCTGGCGCGGGCGGATCCGCCCGTCGACCTGCGCGGAGGCCGGGGCCCGGCCGGGGTGTGGCTGTCCGCTTTGCAGGGCGGCGTTGCCCGCGTCGAGCTGCCGCTGGGTGAGCTCGGTGTCCTGGCCGACGCCGTCGCGAAGTGGGACGAGGTCGCCGACACCGACGTCGTCGACGGCCGGGCGTGTTTCCGGCTGGCCGAAGTCGGCACCCTGCATCAGCCTGCCGAGGACGATCCCGACGACCAGACCGGCGACGGCACCAAGTGGCAGCTGCAGTTCCTCCTGCGTGCGACGGCCGATCCGAGCTTGCTGCTATCGGCGGGGCAGATCTGGTCGGGTCAGGCGAACGGGCTGGTCAGGGACCCGAAGGGGCTGTTAGTCGCCGAGCTGGGCCGGGCCGCGCTGGTGGAACCCATGCTGGCTCCGGCATTGCGCAGGACCCAGCCGTCCGAGTACGACCTGACCGTCGAGGAAGCCGAACAGTTCCTCACCTCGGGCGCGACCCGGCTGGCCGAGGCCGGGTTCGAGGTGCAGCTTCCGGCCACCTGGGACGGCAGGCGCCGGCTCGGGCTCCGGCTCTCCGTCCGCAGCACGCCGTCGGAGCAGGTCGTCGCCCGCAGCCGGGTGGGCCGCGACGAGCTGGCCGGGTTCCGCTGGTCGATCGCGGTGGGCGACGACGAAATCGGCGAGGACGAGCTGGCCAGGCTCGTCGCGGCGAAGACACCGCTGGTGCGGCTGCGGGGCAGGTGGATCAGCGTCGACGCCGACCGGCTCCGCGCCGGCCTCGAGTTCCTGCGCCGCGACCCGCACCGGCAGACCCAGCGCCCTACCGCGGCCGAGCTGCTGGAGCTCGTCCACCTCGCGAAGGAGGTGCCGCTCCCGGTCACCGACGTCAGCGCTGACGGCTGGGTCGGGGACGTCCTGGCCGAGCGGGTCCACCAGGTACTGCGGCCGGTCGAGTTGCCGCCGTCGTTCCGTGCCACGCTGCGCCCCTACCAGCAGCGGGGTGTCGCCTGGCTGGCTTTCATGTCGGCGCTGGGGCTCGGTGCGTGCCTGGCCGATGACATGGGCCTCGGCAAAACCGTCCAGACGCTGGCGCTGGAGGCCGTCGAGCGGGCAGAGGGCGATCGCCGGCCGACGTTGGTGCTGTGCCCGATGTCGCTGGTCGGCATGTGGCAGCGGGAGTCGGCGAACTTCGCCCCCGACCTCCGGGTCCACGCCCACCACGGCAGCGCCCGCGCGCACGGAGACGCGCTCGCCGAGCAGGTCGCCGCGGCCGACCTCGTTGTCACGACCTACACCACCGCCACCCGTGACGCCGGCGAACTCGAGACGTTCGCCTGGCGACGCCTGGTGCTCGACGAAGCGCACGCCATCAAGAACGCCGACACCGCGACGGCCAAGGCGGTGCGGCGGTTCACGGCCGGGCACCGGCTCGCGCTGACCGGCACCCCGGTGGAAAACCGGCTCGCGGACCTGTGGTCGGTGCTCGACCTGCTCAACCCCGGGCTGCTCGGCAGCAGGTTCGAGTTCCGGCAACGGTTCGCGGCCCCGATCGAGCGCAGCGGCGACACCGCCACGGCCGCCGCTCTGCGCCGGCTCACGCAGCCGTACCTGCTGCGCCGGGTGAAGACGGACCCCGCGATCGTCCCCGAGCTCCCGGAAAAGATCGAAATCACGCAGGAATACCGGCTCACCCGCGAACAGGGCACGCTGTACCGCGCGATCGTCGACGAGATGATGAAGAAGATCGAAAACAGTCAGGGAATCAAGCGCCGCGGCAACATCCTCGCCGCGATCACGAAACTCAAGCAGGTCTGCAACCACCCCGCGCACCTGCTGCACGACGGCTCCCCGATCGGGCACCGCTCCGGCAAGGTCATCCGCCTCGAAGAGATCCTGGCGGAAATCCTGGCGTCGGGCGATCGGGTGCTGTGCTTCACGCAGTACACCGAATTCGGCCATATGCTCGTGCCCCATTTGTCGGACCGGCTCGGCGCCGAAGTCGCGTTTTTGCACGGCGGCCTGGCAACGGGGTCGCGAGACGCGATCGTGGAACGCTTCCAGGCCGACGACGGGCCGCGGATCCTCTTGCTCTCGCTCAAGGCAGGCGGCTCCGGGCTCACGCTGACCGCCGCCAGCCAGGTCCTGCACCTGGACCGGTGGTGGAACCCGGCCGTGGAGAACCAGGCCACCGACCGGGCGTTCCGGATCGGGCAGGGACGCAACGTCCAGGTCCGGAAGTTCGTCTGCCCGGGCACCATCGAGGAGCGCATCGACACCCTGATCACCAAGAAACGCGCGCTCGCGGGAATGGTCGTCGGCGAGGGCGAAAGCTGGCTCACCGAACTGTCCACGGACGCGCTGCGCGGGGTGCTCACCCTGGGGGAGGACGCGATCGATGACTGA